From the Crassostrea angulata isolate pt1a10 unplaced genomic scaffold, ASM2561291v2 HiC_scaffold_105, whole genome shotgun sequence genome, the window AGATTAAATCTAGTAAAATAAAATGCGTCAGTATGTACCTCATCCTCAGTCATGCATTTTTCAATTAGCTTCACTATCTTGGCACTCTCTTGCTTCTTTTGTTTCAACAAATAATATTGATCCTGGGTGCTTGCCCTATGAGTCATTTGTTGGGCCAGGGCATCACGAGCCCAGGGAAACTTTGACCTGACCTGGAAATAGAAATATTGTTTGTACTGACTGCCTACCAATAATAACATCAATATAAAAAACAGAATCTCCATATAGTCAGGTAAGGCCATCGAGCCCCTTGTCTATTTGAAAAGAATGCATTAgtgtataaaataattttaatgtaataatGCAGTCTTACTTTGGTAGCTGCTGCCTTTCGTAAGTTGGTGACTGACAGCTTTTTTTTCACTCCAGCAGCCTTCCATATAGACTGCACTGATTTGTTGACCAGTGACGTGGTCATTGGACCTGGATGTCCTGATGGTCCCATCGGGTAGGTGACGAACACCGCACTCTCTTCCCTCCTCAACTCCGAAGAGTAACCGGGGAGTCTTCTTCTCATCATTGTTGTGAAGATACTTAAGTATCTCCACAACTCAGGGGAAAAGAAGAGAGTGACGGGTGTGATGTGTCCCGTCTTGTGTTTGGATATCTAAAAACGAAACGATGAATGTTAAGGTTCAAAGACATTTTGCAGAATAATAGCATGTTATTTGAAAAGCAAAGAAAGAATATTTAAACACTTACAGTGACGACGTGCTCGTCGTCCTGCTTTTCGGCCTTTCTTAGTGCCGCCATTGTGAAATTGGCAATTGAACCAGCGCGTTGCCCATTCCTGATCAGGGTGTTCAGGATCAGGAAATTTCTACAAACTAGGAACTCCTTCTCAGGGATGTGTCCCTCCTGATCCTCTCTGTCCTGTCTGTCAAAAGTGTTCTGGGCCAGCTGGTAAACCTCGCTCTctttatacataattatgtctTTCGTCTCGATTCTTCCTTCTGTTAGAAAAGAACTGTATGTTTTAGGCTACTTGGTCAATGTGCATTGTACTTTCTGTCTTATTTGAATATTGTATTGACATGTCTTTTTTATTTAGGTCTGGTTACCATCATCTTTGACGCGCTGTTCCACTCGTCTTTTTCGGACGTCCATGTGTAAAGACTTCGCCCATCTT encodes:
- the LOC128169168 gene encoding uncharacterized protein LOC128169168, whose product is MYKESEVYQLAQNTFDRQDREDQEGHIPEKEFLVCRNFLILNTLIRNGQRAGSIANFTMAALRKAEKQDDEHVVTISKHKTGHITPVTLFFSPELWRYLSIFTTMMRRRLPGYSSELRREESAVFVTYPMGPSGHPGPMTTSLVNKSVQSIWKAAGVKKKLSVTNLRKAAATKVRSKFPWARDALAQQMTHRASTQDQYYLLKQKKQESAKIVKLIEKCMTEDESALEVCQGPGPIIEEIEEEEVTPAISSPPEEAPLPGPLHNTTDPTPPDIT